A single genomic interval of Demequina sp. NBRC 110054 harbors:
- a CDS encoding YciI family protein, with product MKYLLLIASDPTLPSPEPGDPEFDEYMAAWTQYTQDLAEAGVLRGGEALQGAETATTVRHAGDGTTSLVDGPFAELKEHLGGYYEIDVDTLDEALEWARGLPVGEGAVEVRPIFPTDMPA from the coding sequence ATGAAGTACCTGCTTCTCATCGCATCCGACCCCACGCTGCCGTCGCCCGAGCCGGGAGATCCCGAGTTCGACGAGTACATGGCCGCGTGGACGCAGTACACCCAGGACCTCGCCGAGGCGGGGGTCCTTCGCGGCGGCGAGGCGCTCCAGGGCGCCGAGACCGCGACCACCGTCCGCCATGCTGGCGACGGGACCACGTCGCTCGTCGATGGCCCGTTCGCGGAGCTCAAGGAGCACCTCGGCGGCTACTACGAGATCGACGTCGACACCCTCGACGAGGCGCTCGAATGGGCGCGCGGCCTGCCCGTGGGCGAAGGTGCGGTCGAGGTGCGACCGATCTTCCCGACCGACATGCCCGCCTAG
- a CDS encoding RNA polymerase sigma factor: MRSRCDRSSRPTCPPRASTLSSDPVGAALTRVAREEGGRLLALLADRLHDLDAADDCLQDAYARAARSWSSRGVPDEPAGWIYVVARNAGIDRLRREAAEGRRTAAQARVLATGVARDEAPDEEPADELLAEYEEVGDEQLRLLLLCCHPALSRETQVVLMLRLAGGLTTREIAASFLLPEATVQQRIVRAKRKIRAARIPLVVPADLDERASILATVLGLIFNEGYVAHSADAGTLTRVEVADRAIALTRAAVEALPDSPELAALLALELFHRSREAARVDSRGALVRLRDQDRALWDRGLVAQGFVVLGRALAMRRPGPWQVQALIAAEHTREAPDWERIVRYYDTLLAMTPGPVARLSRAVALAEVRGPAEALAEIDGIDGLDTFHLWHAARADMLERSGDAHAARVAWTRAAELAVNPAEADYARRRATGEGASPAS, translated from the coding sequence GTGCGGTCGAGGTGCGACCGATCTTCCCGACCGACATGCCCGCCTAGGGCGTCGACGCTGTCCTCGGACCCTGTCGGCGCGGCGCTCACGCGCGTCGCTCGCGAGGAGGGCGGGCGCCTGCTCGCCCTCCTCGCCGACCGCCTGCACGACCTGGATGCTGCCGACGACTGCCTCCAGGACGCCTACGCGAGGGCCGCGCGATCCTGGTCCTCCCGCGGCGTCCCGGACGAGCCCGCGGGCTGGATCTACGTGGTCGCGCGCAACGCCGGGATCGATCGGCTCCGGCGCGAGGCCGCCGAGGGGCGCAGGACGGCCGCGCAGGCGCGGGTCCTCGCCACGGGCGTGGCGCGTGACGAGGCGCCCGACGAGGAGCCCGCCGACGAGCTCCTGGCGGAGTACGAGGAGGTGGGCGACGAGCAGCTGCGCCTGCTCCTCCTGTGCTGTCACCCCGCGCTGTCGCGGGAGACCCAGGTCGTGCTCATGCTCCGTCTCGCGGGCGGCCTCACGACCCGCGAGATCGCGGCCTCCTTCCTCCTGCCCGAGGCGACCGTGCAGCAGCGCATCGTCCGGGCGAAGCGGAAGATCCGCGCGGCCCGCATCCCGCTCGTCGTCCCCGCCGACCTGGACGAGCGCGCGTCGATCCTCGCGACCGTGCTGGGGCTGATCTTCAACGAGGGCTACGTGGCGCACTCCGCCGATGCGGGGACGCTGACGCGCGTCGAGGTCGCGGACCGCGCGATCGCGCTCACGAGAGCTGCGGTCGAGGCGCTGCCGGACTCGCCCGAGCTCGCGGCGCTGCTCGCGCTCGAGCTGTTCCACAGGTCACGCGAGGCGGCGAGGGTCGACTCGCGAGGCGCGCTCGTGAGGCTTCGCGACCAGGACAGGGCGCTATGGGACCGGGGACTCGTCGCCCAGGGCTTCGTGGTGCTCGGCAGGGCGCTCGCGATGCGCCGGCCCGGGCCGTGGCAGGTCCAGGCGCTCATCGCCGCCGAGCACACACGCGAGGCCCCGGACTGGGAGCGCATCGTGCGCTACTACGACACGCTTCTCGCGATGACGCCAGGACCGGTCGCGAGACTGTCCCGCGCCGTCGCGCTCGCCGAGGTGCGGGGGCCGGCTGAGGCGCTCGCCGAGATCGACGGGATCGACGGCCTCGACACGTTCCACCTGTGGCACGCCGCGCGCGCCGACATGCTCGAGCGCTCCGGCGACGCGCACGCCGCGAGGGTGGCCTGGACGCGAGCGGCGGAGCTGGCGGTCAATCCCGCCGAGGCGGACTACGCGCGGCGGCGGGCGACCGGAGAGGGTGCCTCCCCGGCCTCGTGA
- the fbaA gene encoding class II fructose-bisphosphate aldolase, giving the protein MAIATTESYAAMLDAAKAGGYAFPAINITSSSSVTAAIQGFAEAESDGIIQVSVGGGQYASGSTIKDAVVGSLALAAYARVVAEKYGVTIALHTDHCHKVYLDEWLKPILKLEAESIAAGKGPIFNSHMWDGSSVPMDENLLIAEELLEMSQAADTILEIEIGVVGGEEDGHSAEVNDKLYSTPEDGIKTIEKLGLGEKGRYLTAMTFGNVHGAYKPGAVKLRPEILGDIQSAAAEKFGKEKPFDLVFHGGSGSTAEEIATAVSHGVIKMNIDTDTQYAYTRPVVDHMMKNYDGVLKVDGEWGNKKAYDPRAWGKLAEAGMAARVVEACQQLGSAGKKI; this is encoded by the coding sequence ATGGCTATCGCCACCACTGAGTCCTACGCCGCGATGCTGGACGCCGCCAAGGCCGGCGGCTACGCATTCCCCGCGATCAACATCACCTCGTCCTCGTCCGTCACCGCAGCCATCCAGGGCTTCGCGGAGGCCGAGTCCGACGGCATCATCCAGGTCTCCGTCGGTGGCGGTCAGTACGCCTCCGGCTCGACCATCAAGGACGCTGTCGTCGGTTCGCTCGCGCTCGCGGCCTACGCCCGCGTCGTGGCCGAGAAGTACGGCGTCACCATCGCGCTCCACACCGACCACTGCCACAAGGTCTACCTCGACGAGTGGCTGAAGCCGATCCTCAAGCTCGAGGCCGAGTCGATCGCCGCCGGCAAGGGCCCGATCTTCAACTCGCACATGTGGGACGGCTCGTCCGTGCCGATGGACGAGAACCTGCTCATCGCCGAGGAGCTCCTCGAGATGTCGCAGGCCGCCGACACGATCCTCGAGATCGAGATCGGCGTCGTCGGTGGCGAGGAGGACGGCCACTCGGCCGAGGTCAACGACAAGCTGTACTCGACCCCCGAGGACGGCATCAAGACCATCGAGAAGCTGGGCCTGGGCGAGAAGGGCCGCTACCTGACGGCCATGACGTTCGGCAACGTGCACGGCGCGTACAAGCCCGGTGCCGTCAAGCTGCGCCCGGAGATCCTCGGCGACATCCAGTCCGCCGCTGCCGAGAAGTTCGGCAAGGAGAAGCCGTTCGACCTCGTGTTCCACGGTGGCTCCGGCTCGACCGCCGAGGAGATCGCGACCGCTGTCTCGCACGGTGTGATCAAGATGAACATCGACACCGACACGCAGTACGCGTACACGCGTCCGGTCGTCGACCACATGATGAAGAACTACGACGGCGTCCTCAAGGTCGACGGCGAGTGGGGCAACAAGAAGGCCTACGACCCGCGCGCCTGGGGCAAGCTCGCCGAGGCGGGCATGGCCGCCCGCGTCGTCGAGGCCTGCCAGCAGCTCGGCTCGGCCGGCAAGAAGATCTGA
- a CDS encoding adenylosuccinate synthase, translated as MPGVVIVGAQWGDEGKGKATDLLGSRVDYVVKFNGGNNAGHTVVVGDQKFALHLLPSGILTPGVTPVIGNGVVIDLRVLFGELHALQERGVDTSKLLISNAAHLITPYARTLDNVTERFLGKKKIGTTGRGIGPAYADKINRLGIRVGDLFDEELLRDKIEGALAPKNHMLVKVYNRRAITVDEVADELLGYRDEIAPMVADTGLVLASALAEGKNVLFEGGQATMLDVDHGTYPFVTSSNATAGGACTGSGVGPTAIDSVIGIVKAYTTRVGEGPFPTELHDKWGDRLRDVGHEFGTTTGRPRRCGWYDAVICRYASRINGLTDLVLTKLDVLTGIEEIPVCVAYEIDGVRYDELPQDQALFAKATPIFETFPGWTEDISKARTFEELPANARDYVLALEKISGCRISAIGVGPARDEIVARHDLIHTR; from the coding sequence GTGCCTGGTGTGGTGATCGTCGGAGCCCAGTGGGGCGACGAGGGCAAGGGAAAGGCGACCGACCTGCTCGGTTCGCGCGTCGACTACGTCGTGAAGTTCAACGGCGGCAACAACGCCGGCCACACGGTCGTCGTCGGGGACCAGAAGTTCGCGCTTCACCTGCTGCCGTCGGGCATCCTCACGCCAGGTGTCACCCCGGTCATCGGCAACGGCGTCGTGATCGACCTCCGCGTGCTGTTCGGCGAGCTCCACGCGCTCCAGGAGCGCGGCGTCGACACGTCGAAGCTGCTGATCTCCAACGCGGCGCACCTCATCACGCCCTACGCGCGCACGCTCGACAACGTCACCGAGCGCTTCCTCGGCAAGAAGAAGATCGGCACGACCGGTCGCGGCATCGGCCCCGCGTATGCGGACAAGATCAACCGCCTCGGCATCCGAGTCGGCGACCTCTTCGACGAGGAGCTGCTGCGCGACAAGATCGAGGGCGCGCTCGCCCCCAAGAACCACATGCTCGTGAAGGTCTACAACCGCCGCGCGATCACGGTCGACGAGGTGGCCGACGAGCTGCTCGGCTACCGCGACGAGATCGCGCCGATGGTCGCCGACACCGGGCTCGTGCTCGCGAGCGCACTCGCTGAGGGCAAGAACGTCCTGTTCGAGGGCGGCCAGGCGACGATGCTCGACGTGGACCACGGCACGTACCCGTTCGTCACGTCGTCGAACGCGACCGCGGGCGGTGCGTGCACCGGCTCGGGCGTCGGGCCGACCGCGATCGACTCCGTCATCGGCATCGTCAAGGCGTACACCACGCGCGTGGGCGAGGGGCCGTTCCCGACCGAGCTGCACGACAAGTGGGGCGACCGCCTGCGCGACGTCGGCCACGAGTTCGGCACCACCACGGGCCGCCCGCGCCGCTGCGGCTGGTACGACGCGGTGATCTGCCGCTACGCCTCGCGCATCAACGGCCTGACCGACCTGGTGCTCACCAAGCTCGACGTCCTCACGGGCATCGAGGAGATCCCGGTGTGCGTCGCGTACGAGATCGACGGCGTCCGCTACGACGAGCTCCCTCAGGACCAGGCGCTGTTCGCGAAGGCGACGCCGATCTTCGAGACCTTCCCCGGCTGGACCGAGGACATCTCCAAGGCGCGGACCTTCGAGGAGCTTCCGGCGAACGCCCGCGACTACGTGCTCGCGCTCGAGAAG